From one Methylomonas paludis genomic stretch:
- a CDS encoding glutaredoxin family protein, whose protein sequence is MMEFILIGTLGCHLCETAEQILQELGIAFEHAEIMEHPQWQTEFAWLIPVLWHQPSGLWLGWPFTAASAADFYAEHKTA, encoded by the coding sequence ATGATGGAGTTTATTCTGATCGGCACGCTGGGCTGTCATTTATGCGAAACCGCCGAGCAGATTCTGCAAGAGCTTGGCATAGCCTTTGAGCATGCCGAAATTATGGAGCATCCGCAATGGCAAACAGAATTTGCCTGGCTGATTCCGGTACTTTGGCATCAGCCCAGTGGACTATGGTTGGGCTGGCCGTTTACCGCGGCCAGTGCCGCCGACTTTTATGCAGAGCATAAAACGGCCTGA
- a CDS encoding TIGR00645 family protein, with protein sequence MSISQGIEHFVERAMYASRWIMAPLYLGMSAILLALGIKFFQELWHFIPHILDMPDGEVILKLLTFIDLTLVGSLTLIVMFSGYENFVSRIDIETSTEKLAWLGTHDYGSLKTKVTSSIVAISSIHLLKVFMNIEAIASDRLQWYVIIHLALVISAFFMGYLDKITKH encoded by the coding sequence ATGTCGATATCACAGGGTATAGAACATTTTGTGGAACGCGCCATGTATGCCAGCCGCTGGATCATGGCCCCCTTGTACCTGGGCATGAGTGCGATATTGCTGGCGCTGGGCATCAAATTTTTCCAGGAATTGTGGCATTTTATCCCGCATATTCTGGATATGCCGGATGGCGAAGTCATACTGAAACTGCTGACTTTTATCGATCTGACTCTGGTAGGCAGTTTGACCCTGATTGTCATGTTCAGCGGTTACGAAAACTTTGTATCCCGGATTGATATCGAAACCAGCACGGAAAAACTGGCCTGGCTGGGCACCCATGATTATGGCTCGTTGAAAACCAAAGTGACCTCCTCTATCGTCGCTATTTCTTCGATACATCTGCTTAAAGTATTTATGAATATCGAAGCCATTGCCAGCGACCGATTGCAGTGGTATGTCATCATCCATCTGGCTCTGGTTATCTCCGCTTTTTTTATGGGCTATCTGGATAAAATTACCAAACATTAA